The genomic window TATGTATTTCAATTATCATCCAGCACGTATTTTTATGGGGGATACTGGTTCTCTTGCATTAGGAGGAATGTTAGCAGCATTAGCTGTATTAACAAATCAGGAATTATTATTTATTTTAATTGGTGGTGTTTTCTTAATGGAAACATTATCAGTTATTATCCAGGTTGTTTCTTTTAAAACAAGAGGAAAAAGAGTTTTTAAAATGGCTCCTATTCATCATCATTTTGAAATGTTAGGATGGAGTGAACAACAGGTTGTCATTTCATTTTGGTTTTTAGGTTTTATTTGTGGCATTATCAGTATTGTGTTGGGAGTTATGTAAAATGCTAAAAGGAAAAAAAGTTTTGGTCTTAGGATTAGCCAAAAGTGGACAGGCAGCTGTAGAGTTACTTATGGCTATGCATGCGACAATTACAGTTAATGAATTTGCGACGCAGGATAAAATAGCTTGTTATGATGAGTATGTTGCTCGTGGTATTGAAATGGTTGTTGGTGGACATCCTGCTGAATTATTTGAAAGAGATTTTGATTTTGTTGTTAAAAATCCTGGAATTAATTATCATAAACCATTTGTTTTAAGGTTAAAAGAAAGAGGTATTCCAGTTTATACCGAAATTGAATTAGCATATCAGGTTTCAAAATCTCAGAATTATATTGCAATTACCGGAACAAATGGGAAAACCACAACAGTGACTTTAATAAATGAAATTTTAAAGAATGCCACTCGTCGTGTTTGTCTAGCTGGTAATGTAGGTATTCCATTATCAAAATGTGTTTTAGAAAATGATTTATGTAATCAAAGTGGTTTTGATATCGTTTTAGAAATGTCTAATTTTCAATTATTAGATATTGCAACATTTCATCCTCATATTTCCACAATTATCAATTTAACACCAGATCATTTGGACTATATGGCATCGTTAGATGAATATTATGCTTCTAAAACACGTATTTATATGAATCAAAATTCTGATGATTATTATTTAGAAAATAAAGATGATCCAATCTTACAGGAATATTTATCTCGCTATCCATGTCCAGCACAAAAGATTTCTTTTTCATTAGAGCAAGAAGCAGATTGTATGCTTAAAGAGAATGCAATTTATTATCAGGGAGAGCATATTATTGATTTAGATGAAATTAAAATTGTTGGTCGACATAATCTTCAAAATATGATGATTGCCATTTGTTCATGTCTTTTATCAGGTGTTGATATTCCTTGTATTCATGATACATTGGCCTCATTTACTGGGGTTGAGCATCGAATTGAATTTGTAAGAGAATATCAGGGTGTAAAATATTATAATGATTCAAAGGCGACTAATACGGATGCAGCAATCATCGCATTAAAAGCCTTTGAAAAACCTGTTATCTTATTAATGGGTGGTCATGAAAAAGGGTTGGATTTGACGGAAATGTCAACTTATCAAGATCATATTTCTCATTTGATTTGTTTTGGTGATGCTGGTAAAAGATTTGCTGAAGAAATGAAATGTGCACATACTGAAATTGTTGAGCATATGAAAGATGCTATTATTAAAGCCAAAGAATTAGCTCAAGATGGTGATATTGTCTTGCTTTCTCCATCAACCAGTTCATATGATGAATTTAGTGGTTATGAAGAAAGAGGGAATATTTTTAAACAGATTGTGAATGATTTGAAATAAGAAAGCTGAAGAGCTTTCTTTTTGCTTACATTTTTGTAAGTCAAAAGTCAATGAAAATCATGTATAATAGAGAAAGAGGTGATACATATGAAGAAAATAGTCATTGTAGAAGATGATCAGGAACTATGTCAAGAGTTAAAACTATTGCTAGAAAATGCTGGCTATAACGGGATTGTCTTAGAAGATTTTCTTAATGCCAAGCAAACTATTTTAAATGCTCATCCTGATTTGATATTATTAGATATTGGTATTCCTTATATGAATGGTGAAATATTATTAAGAGAATTAAGAAAAGAGAGTCAAGTTCCTGTGATTATGGTAACCAGTCGAAATAATGAAACAGATGAAGTTTTAAGTATGAGTTTTGGGGCTGATGATTATATTAGTAAACCCTATAATCCAACTTTATTATTACTCAGAATTGAAGCGGTTTTAAGAAGAGTGAATCATTCATTCAATTCATTAACATATCATGATTTATTATTGATACCAGAAAGAGGTGTTTTAAAATATCATGATGAGTCACTTATTTTAACCAAGAATGAGATGCTGATTTTAAAATATTTAATGACAAATCAGGGCAAGATCGTAAGTCGAGAAGAACTTATGATGGATTTATGGGATAGTGAGGAGTTCGTTGATGATAATACGTTAACTGTTAATATCAGTCGTTTAAGGCATAAACTAGGAGCATTTGGATATCGGGATGCAATTGAAACAAGAAAGGGATTAGGGTATATACTAATATGATGACATTAAAAGCATATCTAAAAGATAAAAGTATTCATGGCTTGATGATGCTGATTATGTTGTTGCTGATATGGTCTATGATGATGGCTTTTCAGTTGAATCGTGCACTTATTTTATCAGTTATACTGGTGATTATTTTCTTTATGATGATAATCATTGTTTATGATTATCAAAGACAAATTTCTTTTTATCGTTTTTATCAAAAACAATTAGAACAGTTAGATAAAAAATATTTGATATGTGAATTGTTAAGAGAACCAGATTTTTTAACTGGTCAAATCCTTTATCAATCACTCTATGAGATTAATAAATCTATGTTAGAAAGAATTAATGAATTAGATATTCAAGTCAATGATTTTAAGGATTATGTAGAAATGTGGATTCATGAAGTCAAAATACCATTATCTCATTTAACACTAACTGTTCATAATCATAAAAGTGATGTGAGTCCACAAATCTTAGAACAAGTCCGTAAATTAGAAAACCAGGTTGATCAAGTGCTCTATTATGTACGTTGTGAAAATAGTCAAAAGGATTATTTGATCAAAAGTTCTTCTTTATCTAAGATTGTTAAAAATGTAATTATGAAAAATAAAGATTATTTTATTTATCATCAATTAAAATTGAATTTACATGATTTAGATAAAACAGTTTTAACAGATTCAAAATGGTTAGAATTCATCATTAATCAAATTATTAATAATAGTTTTCAATATAGTCAAAATCAAAATGAAGCAACTATAGAAATATTTGCATTAGAGGATAATGATCAAGTCATTTTAACAATTCTAGATAATGGAATAGGAATTTGTGACCAGGATTTACCACGTGTATTTGAAAAGAGTTTTACAGGTTATAATGGCAGAATTCTTAAAAAATCAACGGGTATGGGTCTCTATATTTGTCAACGGATGTGTCAGCGTTTAGGTCATCATATTGCGATTGAATCTGTTCAAAATGAATATACAAAAGTGATGATTGTCTTTCATAAAGATCACTATTATGATGTTGTGAAATAAGATGACAAATCTGTAAGGTTATGTTATATGAATCGATGGTTAAAATGAACAAAATGATAGATAATGAGGATGACAAAGGAGGAAGGTCTAATGGAACCTATTTTAAGAATTGAAAATATAGATAAATATTATGGAAACAAATCTAATTTAACAAAAGCCTTAAGTCATCTTTCATTAAATGTAGATAAGGGCGAATTTTTAGCAATTATGGGAGCAAGTGGCTCAGGAAAGACAACTTTATTGAACTGTGTTTCAACCATTGATAAAGTCACAGCTGGACATATATATGTAGGAAAGACAGATATTACTCATCTAAAAGGAAATCATTTAAATCGTTTTAGAAGAGAAGAGTTAGGTTTTATATTTCAGGATTTTAATTTATTAGATACGCTTACTGCTTATGAAAATATTGCACTGGCTTTATCTATTCAAAAAATCCCAGTCAAAGAGATTCAAAAGCGTGTTCATGCTATGGCAGAAACTTTGAATATAAGTGATGTTTTGGATAAATATCCTTATCAAATGAGTGGTGGACAAAAGCAACGTGTTGCTTCAGCAAGAGCATTAATTACAGATCCAAAACTGATTTTAGCAGATGAACCAACAGGAGCACTTGATTCACAATCTTCACAAATGTTATTAGCAAGTCTTAAAAAATTAAATGAACAATTACAGACAACGATTTTAATGGTCACACATGATGCTTTTAGTGCAAGTTATGCAACACGTGTTGTCTTTATTAAAGATGGATCTATCTTTAATGAACTCAGAAGAGGAAATCAAGAGCGTAAACAGTTCTTTGATGCTATTATTGATGTTGTGACATTACTTGGAGGGGATTAATATGTTATTGAAACTCTCTTTAAGAAATATTCAACGTAGTTTTAAAGACTATACTATTTATTTTATGACGCTTATTTTAGGAGTTGCTATCTTCTATTTATTTAATTCAATTGAAAGTCAAACAGTGATGATGGATGTTTCATCTTCAACACGTGAATTGATTAGTCTTATGGTTAATATTCTTTCTGGAGTCAGTGTCCTTGTTTCTTTTATTCTTGGCTTTTTGATTGTTTATGCAAGTCGTTTCTTAATGAAACGTAGAAATAAAGAATTTGGTATATATATGACTTTAGGAATGGGGAAACGTCAAATCTCAACAATTCTTTTATGTGAAACATTCTTGATTGGCATCATTTCTCTAGCAATTGGCTTGGTGATTGGGATTGCTCTGTCACAATTGATGAGTATCTTTGTTGCAAGTATGTTTGAAGCAGATATGACACGTTTTGAATTTGTTTTCTCAACTTCAGCAACGTTAAAGACAATGTTGTATTTTGGTGTGATTTATTTAGTTGTTATGATTTTTAATGTTTTCTTTATTGGTAAACAAGAATTAATTGATTTATTATTAGCACATCGTAAAAATGAAAATGTGAAAATGAAAAACATGTGGTTATGTAGCGCCATCTTTTTAATAGGTGTAACAATGTTAGGATATGCTTATTATTTAGTGACTGCAGGTGTTACGAAACTTGATACAGCAGATAAGATTTTTATTCCTATTGGACTTGGGATTGTTTCAACATTTATGATTTTTTGGTCTGTTTCAGGTTTTGTTTTAAAACTTTTTATGGCTCATAAGAAAACTTATTATAAAGGTTTAAATACTTTTACATTAAGACAATTTAGCAGTCAAATGAATACGACTGTATTTTCAATGGGAATGATTTGTTTAATGTTGTTTGTTACTATTTGTGTTCTTTCAACTGGTATTTCTTTAAAAAATGCAACAACAGCAAATTTACATGAATTATCACCTGTTGATATATATATTGAAAAAAATTGGGATCTTAAAGGCAATAAAACAAATGGTAAACCTTATAGTCAAGTTGATATCAATGATTCTCATATCCCTATTTCTGAAACTTTAGAAAAGTTAGATTTTTCTGTTGATGAGAATTTAAAAGATGTTGTGAGTGTGAATGTTTATGCAACCAATGATTTGACTTTTAAAGATACTTTGGGAGATTATGCTTCTGAAGTCCATTCACAAATGCCTTATTTAAGATTAGACTCGGCAGAAGCGATTATGCGTTTAAGTGATTATAACAAAATTGCTAAAAGTTATGGAAAACCCACACTTCAACTGCAAGATAATGAATACATTATGGTTGCTAATTTTAGTGGGATGATTCCTTTGAGAAATGAAGCGTTAAAAAGAGGGACACAAATTAAATTGTTAGGAAAAACATATTCTCCAGCAATTAATGAATGTCAAGATGGTTTTTTAGTACCTGGTGCAAATCGAAGTAATGGTGGCATTATTGTTGTGAATGATCAAGCTGTTAATGAAACAATGAGAGAAGAAAATATTT from Candidatus Stoquefichus sp. SB1 includes these protein-coding regions:
- a CDS encoding sensor histidine kinase, which gives rise to MTLKAYLKDKSIHGLMMLIMLLLIWSMMMAFQLNRALILSVILVIIFFMMIIIVYDYQRQISFYRFYQKQLEQLDKKYLICELLREPDFLTGQILYQSLYEINKSMLERINELDIQVNDFKDYVEMWIHEVKIPLSHLTLTVHNHKSDVSPQILEQVRKLENQVDQVLYYVRCENSQKDYLIKSSSLSKIVKNVIMKNKDYFIYHQLKLNLHDLDKTVLTDSKWLEFIINQIINNSFQYSQNQNEATIEIFALEDNDQVILTILDNGIGICDQDLPRVFEKSFTGYNGRILKKSTGMGLYICQRMCQRLGHHIAIESVQNEYTKVMIVFHKDHYYDVVK
- a CDS encoding ABC transporter ATP-binding protein yields the protein MEPILRIENIDKYYGNKSNLTKALSHLSLNVDKGEFLAIMGASGSGKTTLLNCVSTIDKVTAGHIYVGKTDITHLKGNHLNRFRREELGFIFQDFNLLDTLTAYENIALALSIQKIPVKEIQKRVHAMAETLNISDVLDKYPYQMSGGQKQRVASARALITDPKLILADEPTGALDSQSSQMLLASLKKLNEQLQTTILMVTHDAFSASYATRVVFIKDGSIFNELRRGNQERKQFFDAIIDVVTLLGGD
- a CDS encoding response regulator transcription factor — protein: MKKIVIVEDDQELCQELKLLLENAGYNGIVLEDFLNAKQTILNAHPDLILLDIGIPYMNGEILLRELRKESQVPVIMVTSRNNETDEVLSMSFGADDYISKPYNPTLLLLRIEAVLRRVNHSFNSLTYHDLLLIPERGVLKYHDESLILTKNEMLILKYLMTNQGKIVSREELMMDLWDSEEFVDDNTLTVNISRLRHKLGAFGYRDAIETRKGLGYILI
- the murD gene encoding UDP-N-acetylmuramoyl-L-alanine--D-glutamate ligase, with product MLKGKKVLVLGLAKSGQAAVELLMAMHATITVNEFATQDKIACYDEYVARGIEMVVGGHPAELFERDFDFVVKNPGINYHKPFVLRLKERGIPVYTEIELAYQVSKSQNYIAITGTNGKTTTVTLINEILKNATRRVCLAGNVGIPLSKCVLENDLCNQSGFDIVLEMSNFQLLDIATFHPHISTIINLTPDHLDYMASLDEYYASKTRIYMNQNSDDYYLENKDDPILQEYLSRYPCPAQKISFSLEQEADCMLKENAIYYQGEHIIDLDEIKIVGRHNLQNMMIAICSCLLSGVDIPCIHDTLASFTGVEHRIEFVREYQGVKYYNDSKATNTDAAIIALKAFEKPVILLMGGHEKGLDLTEMSTYQDHISHLICFGDAGKRFAEEMKCAHTEIVEHMKDAIIKAKELAQDGDIVLLSPSTSSYDEFSGYEERGNIFKQIVNDLK
- a CDS encoding ABC transporter permease, with product MLLKLSLRNIQRSFKDYTIYFMTLILGVAIFYLFNSIESQTVMMDVSSSTRELISLMVNILSGVSVLVSFILGFLIVYASRFLMKRRNKEFGIYMTLGMGKRQISTILLCETFLIGIISLAIGLVIGIALSQLMSIFVASMFEADMTRFEFVFSTSATLKTMLYFGVIYLVVMIFNVFFIGKQELIDLLLAHRKNENVKMKNMWLCSAIFLIGVTMLGYAYYLVTAGVTKLDTADKIFIPIGLGIVSTFMIFWSVSGFVLKLFMAHKKTYYKGLNTFTLRQFSSQMNTTVFSMGMICLMLFVTICVLSTGISLKNATTANLHELSPVDIYIEKNWDLKGNKTNGKPYSQVDINDSHIPISETLEKLDFSVDENLKDVVSVNVYATNDLTFKDTLGDYASEVHSQMPYLRLDSAEAIMRLSDYNKIAKSYGKPTLQLQDNEYIMVANFSGMIPLRNEALKRGTQIKLLGKTYSPAINECQDGFLVPGANRSNGGIIVVNDQAVNETMREENILIANYRANDEVTRQAIENKVLSLNQHPYAKGLTNLDEITKISVYESSIGIGTMVTFIGIYIGVIFLISSAAILALKELSESADNKERYMMLRKIGTDEGMLNKALFMQIFLFFMAPLILAIIHSLFGIEFCKFFLQSFGEENLLPSIAMTTIFIIVIYGGYMLLTYLTSRQMIKDK